The Trichocoleus desertorum ATA4-8-CV12 genome contains a region encoding:
- a CDS encoding amino acid adenylation domain-containing protein: MITVEFLAYLRQLDIQVWLEGANLRCSAPEGALTPELRAAIAQRKSELLHWFQQAHASTYQAAPELKPISRDQALPLSFAQQRLWFLDQLVPENPFYNMPSAVRLSGSLHLRALEQAFAEMVQRHETLRTRFAKVDGQPTQMITPTLPLPIPVIDLQALTPSAQELAIQQIATEEAHCPFDLTISPLLRVKLLQLEATEYLLLLNLHHIISDGWSLGVLMRELGMLYTAFAKGHSSPLPELPIQYADFAHWQRQWLQGEVLESQLSYWRQQLQDLPVLSLPVDHPRPATQSYKGAIAPLALSPQLTQALEELSQQAGTTLFMTLLAAFQTLLFRYTGQTDVVVGSPIANRNRSELEGLIGFFVNSLVLRTDLSGNPTFWELLERSREVALAAYAHQDVPFEKLVEELHPERDLSRNPLFQVAFALQNAPMTSLELPGLTLSPWKLDVGTARFDLEFHLWEQSQGLSGLWDTPKEGLSGFVAYSTELFELATITRMIGHFQTLLEGIVANPKQRLAELPILSAAEQHQLLVEWNQTQVEYSKDACIHHLFAAQAAKTPDAIAVSAPFGNAVGFADQQLTYQELDQRANQLAHYLQQVGVGPETLVGICVDRSLDILIAILGVWKAGGAYVPLDPEYPRDRLQFMLQDAQVSVLLTQRSHLELLCQGQDQTVRVICLDQDWELVAQQKQSAPASVVTADQLAYVIYTSGSTGTPKGVMVEHRGLCNVVTAQQQSFNLSPGSRVLQFSAWSFDASIFEMLMAWGAGGSLHIVPQSARSPGVELVRLIQTQGIAAAILPPAVLALLPEGDLPMLQTMIAGGEACSSEIVSKWARGRRLFNAYGPTETTIWATVAELTGRADSSEKPPIGCPVANTQVYVLDPHQQPVPIGVIGELYIGGDGVARGYLNRPELTAERFIPCPFSASLAARLYKTGDLVRYRPDGTLAFIGRADEQVKVRGFRMELGEIEAVLQQHPLVRGAIATVHAAASGDQRLTAYVSLHPERQGEGFAIAQQLQQEQVEYWQTLYEQTYTQPLNSADPTFNIVGWNSSYTGQPIPIEQMREWVDRRVENILALKPQRVLEIGCGTGLLLFQLAPHCLEYWGTDFSQVSLDAIRQQLNQHQLPPVKLLQRSANDFTDIEPDRFDLIILNSVVQYFPSVDYLLQVLEGALQVLTPGGSLFIGDVRNLALLSAFHASVQMYQASPALERSQLQQRVQRTMFEEPELVIEPDFFQALRSRFPQIQEVQIQLTRGQAHNEMTQFRYNVILHKVTQDRESLATQPLVPMSLDGSTWDWTNELTVAAMHQHLVKAQPQRLAIRGVPNARVMAAVKTAAWLTEAAEPQTVGQMRAALEQLAEPGIDPEAWWNLEQELPYHVNVSWSAVGVDRYDVILQHQEVKPQKERFELEAIAPARPWSTYANQPLQRQLARQLVPQLRNYLEQKLPDYMVPAAFVVLETLPLTPSGKIDRRALPAPVPVESTQGYVAPRSPMEAKLVSIWSELLGVKRVGIHDNFFELGGHSLLATQLTSRIRDAFAVELPLRNLFESPTIAQLAQQIDSLQVSQLQPSIPAIVPLSREAHRRSRSSLNQNQGR; the protein is encoded by the coding sequence TTGATAACGGTGGAGTTTTTAGCTTATCTGCGGCAATTAGATATTCAAGTTTGGTTAGAGGGAGCCAATCTCCGCTGTAGTGCCCCGGAAGGAGCCTTGACCCCAGAATTACGGGCCGCGATCGCCCAACGCAAGTCAGAACTGCTGCACTGGTTCCAGCAAGCTCATGCCTCTACCTATCAAGCTGCCCCTGAGCTAAAGCCAATTTCCCGTGATCAAGCCTTACCGCTCTCCTTTGCCCAACAGCGATTATGGTTTCTCGATCAACTGGTGCCAGAAAATCCCTTCTACAACATGCCCTCAGCAGTGCGACTGAGTGGGAGTTTGCATCTAAGGGCTCTGGAACAAGCTTTTGCCGAAATGGTGCAACGTCATGAAACGCTACGGACTCGCTTTGCCAAAGTAGACGGACAGCCCACGCAGATGATCACGCCTACTTTGCCACTACCTATCCCAGTGATCGATCTGCAAGCGCTGACTCCCTCGGCACAGGAGTTGGCTATTCAACAAATTGCGACCGAGGAAGCGCATTGTCCCTTTGATCTCACGATCAGTCCCTTGCTGCGGGTGAAGTTGTTGCAGCTAGAGGCAACAGAATATCTACTACTGCTCAATCTACACCATATTATTTCGGATGGCTGGTCACTGGGAGTGTTGATGCGAGAGCTAGGAATGCTCTATACAGCCTTTGCCAAAGGTCATTCTTCTCCTTTACCAGAGTTGCCAATTCAGTATGCCGACTTTGCTCACTGGCAGCGGCAATGGTTACAGGGAGAAGTGCTGGAGTCGCAACTCTCTTACTGGCGGCAGCAGCTACAGGATCTACCAGTGCTGAGTCTTCCAGTTGATCATCCCCGCCCAGCCACCCAAAGTTATAAAGGCGCGATCGCTCCCTTAGCATTATCTCCCCAACTCACTCAAGCTCTGGAGGAACTGAGTCAGCAAGCGGGCACGACGCTGTTTATGACCCTTTTGGCTGCGTTTCAAACTCTACTTTTCCGCTATACAGGGCAGACCGATGTGGTGGTAGGGTCTCCCATTGCCAATCGTAACCGCAGCGAGCTTGAGGGGTTGATTGGCTTCTTCGTCAACAGCTTAGTCCTACGCACCGATCTCTCTGGTAATCCGACGTTTTGGGAGTTGCTGGAGCGATCGCGGGAAGTGGCATTAGCCGCCTATGCTCATCAGGATGTACCGTTTGAGAAGTTGGTTGAGGAACTGCATCCAGAGCGGGACTTGAGTCGCAATCCGTTATTTCAGGTAGCCTTTGCGCTCCAGAATGCACCAATGACATCGCTAGAACTTCCGGGGCTAACGTTATCTCCTTGGAAACTAGATGTTGGCACTGCTCGGTTTGATCTAGAGTTCCATTTGTGGGAGCAATCACAGGGACTGAGTGGCCTCTGGGATACCCCAAAGGAGGGGTTGAGTGGCTTTGTGGCTTACAGTACGGAGCTATTTGAGCTAGCCACCATTACGCGAATGATTGGGCATTTTCAAACCCTGCTAGAGGGAATTGTGGCCAATCCAAAGCAGCGGTTAGCCGAGTTGCCAATCCTTAGCGCCGCCGAACAACATCAACTGTTAGTGGAATGGAATCAAACTCAGGTGGAGTACAGCAAAGATGCCTGTATTCATCACCTATTTGCTGCCCAAGCTGCCAAAACACCTGATGCGATCGCAGTTTCCGCACCCTTTGGGAACGCAGTTGGGTTTGCCGATCAGCAACTGACCTATCAAGAATTAGATCAACGAGCGAATCAACTCGCGCATTATTTACAGCAAGTAGGAGTGGGGCCAGAAACCCTGGTTGGTATCTGTGTCGATCGCTCCCTCGATATCCTAATTGCCATCTTGGGCGTATGGAAAGCGGGGGGTGCTTATGTGCCACTCGATCCAGAGTATCCCCGCGATCGCCTCCAGTTTATGTTGCAAGATGCTCAGGTTTCGGTTCTACTGACGCAGCGATCGCATTTAGAGTTGTTATGTCAGGGCCAGGATCAGACGGTGCGAGTGATTTGTTTAGATCAAGATTGGGAGTTGGTTGCACAGCAAAAGCAGTCAGCCCCCGCTAGTGTTGTGACAGCCGATCAGTTAGCTTATGTGATCTACACTTCTGGCTCGACCGGGACGCCTAAAGGGGTGATGGTAGAGCATCGTGGGTTGTGCAATGTGGTGACGGCACAGCAGCAGAGCTTCAATTTGTCGCCTGGTAGTCGGGTGTTGCAATTTAGCGCTTGGAGCTTCGATGCTTCTATCTTTGAGATGCTGATGGCGTGGGGCGCTGGTGGTTCACTCCATATTGTTCCCCAGTCAGCGCGATCGCCTGGAGTAGAACTGGTTCGACTCATCCAAACCCAGGGTATTGCTGCTGCGATTTTGCCGCCTGCGGTCTTGGCCCTGTTGCCAGAAGGTGATCTGCCGATGTTGCAAACGATGATTGCAGGTGGAGAAGCTTGTAGTAGTGAAATCGTGAGCAAGTGGGCACGAGGACGACGGCTGTTTAATGCCTATGGGCCTACAGAAACCACGATTTGGGCGACAGTAGCCGAACTCACGGGTAGAGCTGACAGCAGCGAAAAGCCCCCAATTGGTTGTCCTGTGGCGAACACCCAAGTTTATGTTTTAGATCCTCATCAACAGCCTGTGCCGATTGGCGTGATTGGTGAGTTATACATTGGTGGTGACGGAGTGGCTAGGGGATATCTCAACCGACCAGAGTTAACTGCTGAACGCTTTATTCCTTGCCCATTTAGCGCTAGCCTAGCAGCAAGATTGTACAAAACAGGAGATTTGGTTCGTTATCGACCAGATGGCACCTTAGCATTCATCGGTCGAGCAGATGAACAGGTCAAGGTTCGGGGCTTCCGGATGGAATTGGGTGAGATTGAGGCGGTTTTGCAGCAGCATCCTTTGGTGAGAGGGGCGATCGCCACGGTACATGCAGCAGCATCTGGAGATCAACGATTGACGGCTTATGTCTCCCTGCATCCAGAGCGTCAAGGAGAAGGATTTGCGATCGCCCAGCAACTACAGCAGGAGCAAGTAGAGTATTGGCAAACTCTCTATGAGCAAACCTATACCCAGCCTCTTAATTCTGCTGATCCAACGTTTAATATTGTGGGTTGGAATAGCAGTTATACGGGGCAACCTATTCCAATAGAACAGATGCGAGAATGGGTCGATCGCCGAGTGGAAAATATTCTCGCCCTGAAACCTCAGCGAGTTCTAGAAATTGGTTGCGGCACTGGATTGCTGCTATTTCAGTTGGCTCCTCACTGTCTAGAATATTGGGGCACAGATTTTTCTCAAGTCTCCCTCGATGCGATTCGGCAACAGCTAAACCAGCACCAGTTGCCGCCAGTCAAGCTATTGCAGCGCTCAGCTAACGACTTTACGGATATAGAGCCAGATAGATTTGATCTGATTATCCTGAATTCGGTGGTGCAGTACTTTCCGAGTGTGGATTATTTGTTGCAAGTCTTGGAGGGAGCGCTACAAGTCCTAACTCCGGGCGGTTCTCTGTTTATTGGGGATGTGCGGAATCTAGCGCTGTTGTCTGCTTTTCATGCTTCTGTGCAGATGTATCAAGCTAGCCCTGCATTAGAGCGATCGCAGCTCCAGCAACGAGTTCAACGAACCATGTTTGAGGAACCAGAACTAGTGATTGAGCCAGATTTCTTTCAGGCGTTGCGATCGCGTTTTCCCCAAATTCAGGAGGTGCAAATTCAGCTCACTCGCGGTCAGGCTCACAATGAAATGACCCAGTTTCGCTATAACGTCATCTTGCACAAAGTAACTCAGGATCGGGAAAGCTTGGCTACACAGCCGTTGGTGCCGATGAGTCTGGATGGCTCTACGTGGGATTGGACGAACGAACTAACCGTGGCTGCAATGCACCAGCATTTAGTGAAAGCACAACCACAGAGGTTGGCAATCAGAGGTGTACCGAATGCGCGTGTGATGGCAGCAGTTAAAACAGCGGCTTGGTTGACAGAGGCCGCAGAACCTCAAACTGTAGGACAGATGCGAGCCGCCCTAGAGCAGTTGGCAGAGCCTGGCATTGACCCGGAAGCTTGGTGGAATTTGGAGCAGGAGTTACCTTATCACGTAAACGTGAGCTGGTCGGCAGTTGGGGTTGATCGTTATGATGTGATCCTGCAACATCAGGAGGTCAAGCCACAGAAGGAGAGATTTGAACTTGAGGCGATCGCCCCGGCTCGTCCTTGGTCTACTTATGCCAATCAACCGCTGCAAAGACAGTTGGCGCGACAGTTAGTGCCCCAGCTCCGAAATTACCTAGAGCAGAAGTTGCCAGACTATATGGTGCCTGCTGCTTTTGTCGTATTAGAAACTCTCCCTCTCACCCCCAGCGGCAAGATTGATCGTCGAGCTCTCCCTGCTCCCGTTCCAGTAGAGTCAACGCAAGGATATGTGGCACCGCGATCGCCGATGGAAGCAAAATTAGTCTCTATTTGGTCCGAATTGCTAGGAGTCAAGCGAGTCGGTATTCACGACAACTTCTTTGAGCTGGGAGGGCATTCTCTCTTGGCCACTCAATTAACCTCGCGGATTCGGGATGCTTTCGCCGTAGAACTACCACTGCGTAATTTATTTGAGTCTCCCACCATCGCTCAACTGGCTCAGCAAATTGATAGTTTACAGGTGAGTCAACTCCAGCCGTCTATCCCTGCCATTGTTCCTCTTTCCAGAGAAGCACATCGGCGATCGCGATCGTCTTTGAATCAGAATCAAGGGAGATAA
- a CDS encoding amino acid adenylation domain-containing protein, with protein MVASHSQEEVFIFPASFAQQRLWFLHQLVPENPFYNVSAVMRLQGDLHLGALEQAFQEIGQRHEVLRTTFAVVEGELAQIISPDFHLPLPVVNLQATPAIARTAAAQKIAQETARRCFDLTQGLLFRVQLLQLEAADYILLLNLHHIVADGWSIAVLIRELTTLYPAFLKCQPSPLPELPIQYADFAHWQREYLQGEVLASQLSYWRQQLQDLPELQLPTDHPRPVTPSYRGAAQQLELSPELTSALESLSDRAGVSLFMTLLAAFQTLLYRYTGQTDIVVGSAIANRNRTELEDLIGFFVNSLVLRTDLSGNPTFEELLARVSHMTLAAYAHQEVPFEKLVEELQPARDLSRNPLFQVVFTLQNTPVAKLELPGLVLSSWPLETETARVDLEFHVYKSLDRLTCTAIYSTDLFEPATITRLLGHFQTLLTEIAAYPQQPIARLSILSPREHHQLLEEWNQTATHDVAPLCAHQLFEAQVRQTPEAVALIYQNQPLTYRSLNQRANQLAHYLQQLGVSSEVLVGLCVDRSLEMVISLLAIWKAGGAYLPLDPTYPRDRLRFMFADAEVKILITQSCHLHLFDSELLQVVCLDQEQGAIASQSPVNPTDQITVNNLAYVIYTSGSTGQPKGVLVEHRGLSNLVEAQRQIFRPKLDSRVLQFASLSFDAAIFEILMALANGATLYLAPQTSLLPGPDLCHFLRDHAITHATLPPSVLSVLSTESLPALQVLISAGEACSSSIVKRWAQGRRFFNAYGPTEATIWATVAELSVDNAKPTIGRPIANTQIYILDANLQPVPIGVVGELYIAGIGLARGYLNRPNLTAERFISPPPLSPLSSLLTHLYKSGDRARYLPDGNIEFLGRADTQVKLRGFRVELGEIEAVLQQHSAVQAAVAIAQKDKTSGDLCLVAYVVPRQQQSVETSELREFLRSRLPHYLIPSTFVLLPTLPLTPNGKVDRAALPMPELTNSRQKTAIAPPRTLTEEKLVQIWSVVLNLEQVGIDDNFFALGGDSFLALRLMDQVQQQFGQSLPLSTLFLSPTVEQLAKQLTKPLTHPESLVWSPLVPLQPAGAKPPLFCIHPVMGVVLPYYELARQIRTDRPFYGLQPLGLDGQHPPLNSIEEMANYYIKAIQVVQPQGPYYLGGWSFGGLVAFEMARQLQQAGYEVALLALLDTLAPIPSNQPSLWESLQFLITTVLKSLPSFGWDYCRLLFAALMATVGVGRSRPKRLLALTKTGEATPTLLPPNSQLRLLKELALSPMLRIFYANSQAVQRYTPKIYSGPVTLFKSSKPPSQALPDQALGWHSLTTAEVRIHVIPGDHFSILKQPHVEILAEQLRRYLK; from the coding sequence GTGGTAGCCAGTCACAGCCAGGAAGAAGTGTTTATCTTTCCGGCGTCATTTGCTCAGCAGCGATTGTGGTTTTTGCACCAGTTGGTGCCAGAGAATCCTTTTTATAATGTCTCGGCGGTGATGCGCTTGCAAGGAGACTTACATTTAGGAGCCCTAGAGCAAGCTTTTCAGGAGATTGGGCAGCGCCATGAGGTTCTCCGGACAACGTTTGCCGTGGTGGAGGGAGAACTGGCTCAAATTATTAGCCCTGATTTCCATTTGCCTCTACCTGTAGTAAATTTACAAGCGACTCCCGCGATCGCGCGTACCGCAGCAGCCCAGAAAATTGCCCAAGAGACTGCCCGACGCTGCTTTGATCTCACACAGGGGCTGTTGTTCCGGGTACAGCTATTGCAGCTAGAGGCGGCGGACTATATCTTGCTGCTCAATCTCCATCATATTGTGGCGGATGGTTGGTCGATCGCTGTACTGATCCGAGAGTTGACTACGCTCTATCCTGCTTTTCTCAAGTGCCAACCATCTCCTTTACCAGAGTTACCCATTCAGTATGCTGACTTTGCCCATTGGCAGCGAGAGTATTTGCAAGGTGAGGTCTTGGCCTCTCAGCTATCCTACTGGCGACAACAGCTTCAAGATCTCCCTGAATTGCAGTTACCTACCGATCATCCCCGTCCAGTCACACCTAGTTATCGGGGTGCTGCCCAACAGCTAGAGCTATCACCTGAACTAACCTCAGCTTTAGAGAGCTTGAGCGATCGTGCGGGGGTATCCCTCTTTATGACGCTGCTCGCTGCATTTCAGACGCTGCTGTACCGTTATACGGGGCAAACAGATATCGTGGTGGGTTCTGCGATCGCCAACCGCAACCGCACTGAACTAGAGGATTTAATTGGATTCTTTGTTAACAGTTTAGTGTTACGAACCGATCTATCTGGTAATCCTACCTTTGAGGAGCTATTAGCACGAGTTTCTCACATGACATTGGCTGCCTATGCTCATCAGGAGGTGCCTTTTGAGAAATTAGTTGAGGAGTTGCAACCTGCACGTGACTTGAGTCGGAACCCGCTCTTTCAGGTGGTATTTACGCTCCAAAATACTCCAGTAGCCAAGCTAGAACTACCTGGACTCGTGCTGAGTAGCTGGCCCTTAGAAACAGAAACTGCTCGCGTTGATCTGGAATTTCATGTTTATAAATCTCTAGATCGGCTTACCTGTACCGCCATCTACAGCACTGATTTATTTGAACCAGCTACCATCACCCGCCTACTCGGACATTTCCAGACATTGCTGACAGAAATTGCCGCCTACCCGCAACAACCGATTGCCCGCCTATCCATTTTGTCTCCTCGCGAACATCATCAGCTCTTGGAAGAGTGGAACCAAACAGCGACTCACGATGTTGCTCCTCTCTGTGCTCACCAACTCTTTGAAGCTCAAGTGAGACAAACTCCAGAGGCGGTTGCTCTGATCTATCAAAATCAGCCCCTCACCTATCGATCGCTCAATCAACGAGCCAATCAACTGGCTCACTACTTGCAGCAGTTGGGTGTAAGCTCAGAAGTTTTGGTGGGTCTCTGTGTCGATCGCTCTCTAGAAATGGTAATCAGCCTATTAGCGATTTGGAAAGCGGGTGGTGCTTATTTGCCCCTCGACCCTACCTATCCCCGCGATCGCTTGCGGTTTATGTTCGCGGATGCTGAAGTTAAGATTTTAATTACGCAATCCTGCCATCTGCATTTGTTTGATAGTGAGTTGTTACAAGTAGTTTGTCTGGATCAGGAGCAGGGAGCGATCGCATCACAAAGCCCAGTTAACCCAACTGACCAGATTACGGTCAACAATTTGGCTTATGTCATCTATACTTCGGGTTCTACAGGTCAGCCCAAGGGTGTCTTAGTGGAACATCGAGGGCTGAGCAACTTGGTGGAGGCGCAAAGACAAATTTTTCGTCCTAAACTCGATAGCCGCGTTCTGCAATTTGCCTCCCTAAGCTTCGATGCTGCCATCTTCGAGATCCTGATGGCTTTGGCTAACGGAGCTACCCTCTACCTAGCACCTCAGACATCTTTGCTGCCTGGGCCAGACTTATGCCATTTTCTCCGTGATCATGCGATTACCCATGCCACCCTGCCTCCCAGCGTCTTATCTGTTTTATCCACAGAGTCTCTACCCGCTCTACAAGTGCTGATCTCGGCGGGAGAAGCTTGTTCTAGTAGCATTGTTAAACGTTGGGCGCAAGGACGGCGGTTCTTTAATGCTTATGGTCCCACCGAAGCGACTATTTGGGCTACTGTTGCTGAGTTGAGTGTAGATAACGCTAAACCTACCATCGGTCGTCCGATCGCCAATACTCAAATCTACATCCTAGATGCTAATCTCCAACCTGTTCCCATTGGTGTTGTCGGTGAGTTGTATATTGCTGGCATTGGCCTTGCCCGTGGCTACCTCAATCGCCCTAACCTCACGGCTGAGCGTTTTATTTCTCCTCCTCCCCTCTCCCCTCTCTCCTCTCTCCTCACCCACCTCTACAAATCTGGCGATCGCGCTCGGTATCTCCCTGACGGTAATATTGAGTTTTTGGGGCGAGCGGATACCCAGGTAAAGTTACGAGGCTTCCGGGTTGAGTTGGGTGAAATTGAAGCTGTGCTTCAGCAACATTCTGCGGTTCAAGCGGCAGTTGCGATCGCTCAAAAGGATAAGACATCCGGGGATCTGTGTTTAGTCGCTTATGTTGTTCCTCGTCAACAACAGTCTGTTGAAACAAGTGAGTTGCGAGAGTTCCTGCGATCGCGTCTCCCTCATTACTTAATTCCCTCAACATTTGTTCTGCTGCCAACTCTGCCGCTCACGCCGAACGGAAAAGTAGATCGTGCTGCTTTGCCAATGCCTGAACTCACCAATTCTAGGCAGAAGACGGCGATCGCTCCGCCTCGGACCCTAACAGAAGAGAAACTCGTTCAGATTTGGTCAGTGGTGTTGAACTTAGAGCAGGTTGGTATTGATGACAATTTCTTTGCGCTGGGGGGAGATTCGTTTTTAGCGCTGCGTCTGATGGATCAAGTTCAACAGCAGTTTGGGCAATCTCTACCTTTATCGACGCTGTTTCTGTCTCCAACAGTCGAGCAATTGGCAAAACAGCTAACTAAACCATTGACCCACCCAGAATCTCTAGTTTGGTCGCCTCTCGTGCCGCTGCAACCTGCGGGCGCTAAACCTCCCCTTTTCTGTATCCATCCTGTCATGGGGGTGGTGTTGCCTTATTATGAACTAGCTCGTCAGATCAGGACTGACCGTCCCTTTTATGGTCTGCAACCTCTGGGATTAGATGGGCAACATCCGCCGCTCAATAGTATTGAGGAGATGGCGAACTACTATATCAAGGCGATTCAAGTGGTTCAGCCCCAAGGCCCCTACTATTTAGGAGGGTGGTCGTTCGGAGGGTTGGTGGCTTTTGAAATGGCTCGACAACTACAGCAAGCAGGCTATGAAGTGGCGCTGTTAGCATTACTCGATACCCTCGCTCCCATCCCCAGCAACCAACCTTCTCTCTGGGAGAGTTTGCAATTTCTCATCACCACCGTACTGAAATCATTGCCATCCTTTGGTTGGGACTACTGCCGTCTTCTGTTCGCGGCTCTGATGGCGACTGTTGGGGTAGGGCGATCGCGCCCCAAACGCCTCCTCGCTCTGACAAAGACTGGTGAAGCGACTCCTACCTTGCTCCCGCCTAACTCGCAACTCCGACTGCTGAAAGAGTTAGCTCTGAGCCCCATGCTCCGCATCTTTTATGCCAACAGTCAGGCAGTGCAGCGCTACACACCTAAGATTTATTCGGGGCCAGTGACGCTGTTCAAAAGCTCAAAACCACCCAGCCAAGCTCTGCCAGATCAGGCTCTGGGTTGGCATAGTTTGACAACAGCCGAAGTGAGAATTCATGTGATTCCTGGGGATCACTTCTCTATCCTGAAGCAGCCCCATGTAGAGATTTTGGCTGAACAGTTGCGCCGTTACCTAAAGTAG
- a CDS encoding PAS domain-containing protein, with protein sequence MNLNQFIKEIELLRQSSSNLTKTNAPEHLDSLLTYEQLITALEELQVAEEELRQQNEELQLTHRLINEERRRYQELFEFAPDGYIVTDAYGQIQEVNQAAIALLNLPKAFLIGKPLVIFVDDPERKTFRLQLLRLHQEHWSQELEIRLKPRQAPPLDVSVTVAVVRDSQGKPSTLRWQLRDSTARKQAERQVQSLNAELIQRSLFESTLRQIRDKVRESLDEGQILQTVVRELALGLKLLSCDTAVYDLQTDTSTIRYQYTVPGASVPSASGQVVPMAKFPEGYTQLRQAQTFQFCEVTTDPTRSQVTILACPIADHEGVIGDLWCFSESERALQEAEIYLVQQVANQCAIAIRQARLYQTAQAQVEELAKLNLLKDDFLSTVSHELRTPLTNIKMASQLLQIATTPEQRGKYLKILQGECDREVTLINDLLDLQRLESNLYSNFVPEAIDLPIWLPNLITPLQLKAKAHQQSLQLDLSASLPVLVIDQGSLERLLVELLHNAYKYTVAGGEIILQVRATNATTTFTVRNQAEIPAEQLPQIFEKFYRIPHADPWKQGGTGLGLSLVKRLVEQLQGRLEVESGDGWTTFTVQLPNHPKGNR encoded by the coding sequence ATGAATTTAAATCAGTTTATCAAGGAAATTGAGCTGTTAAGACAATCCAGTAGCAATCTGACTAAAACGAACGCCCCAGAACACTTAGATTCTTTATTGACCTATGAACAACTCATTACTGCTCTAGAAGAATTGCAAGTTGCTGAAGAGGAACTGCGGCAGCAAAATGAAGAGTTGCAACTGACACACCGTTTAATTAACGAAGAACGCCGACGGTATCAAGAGCTATTTGAATTTGCTCCAGATGGGTATATTGTCACGGATGCCTATGGCCAAATTCAAGAAGTTAATCAAGCTGCGATCGCGCTGCTCAATTTGCCTAAAGCATTTCTCATCGGTAAGCCTCTGGTTATCTTTGTAGACGATCCAGAGCGAAAAACTTTCCGTTTGCAGTTGCTACGGCTACATCAGGAGCATTGGTCGCAAGAGTTGGAGATTCGCCTGAAACCTCGCCAAGCACCACCCTTAGATGTGTCGGTAACAGTTGCAGTCGTTCGAGACTCGCAGGGAAAGCCCAGCACGCTACGCTGGCAACTGCGCGATAGTACGGCTCGTAAACAGGCTGAGAGGCAAGTTCAGAGTCTCAATGCCGAACTCATACAGCGATCGCTCTTTGAATCCACCTTGAGACAAATTCGGGACAAAGTGCGGGAGAGCTTAGATGAAGGGCAGATTTTGCAAACCGTGGTGCGGGAGTTGGCCTTGGGGCTGAAATTGCTCTCCTGTGATACCGCTGTGTATGACTTACAAACGGATACTTCTACCATTCGTTATCAATACACGGTTCCTGGAGCCTCAGTACCCTCAGCCTCAGGTCAAGTGGTACCGATGGCAAAGTTTCCGGAGGGATACACCCAACTGCGACAGGCTCAAACCTTTCAGTTTTGTGAAGTCACGACTGATCCCACTCGTAGCCAAGTCACGATTCTAGCTTGTCCCATTGCCGACCATGAGGGAGTCATTGGCGATCTTTGGTGTTTTAGCGAGAGCGAACGAGCATTGCAGGAAGCTGAGATTTACTTAGTACAGCAGGTCGCTAACCAATGTGCTATTGCTATTCGTCAGGCGCGGCTCTACCAAACGGCTCAAGCTCAGGTTGAGGAACTGGCGAAACTCAATCTGCTCAAGGATGATTTCTTGAGTACGGTTTCTCACGAACTCCGCACTCCTTTAACAAATATCAAGATGGCGTCTCAACTGCTCCAAATTGCCACTACCCCTGAACAACGGGGAAAATATCTGAAAATCTTGCAGGGAGAATGCGATCGCGAAGTGACTCTAATTAATGATCTACTAGACTTACAGCGTCTAGAGAGCAACCTCTATAGCAACTTTGTACCGGAAGCGATCGATCTCCCTATCTGGCTTCCTAACCTGATAACCCCCCTTCAACTGAAGGCTAAAGCGCACCAACAAAGCCTTCAGTTAGATCTCTCCGCGTCATTGCCAGTTCTTGTGATTGACCAAGGTAGCTTAGAGCGGTTGCTAGTAGAACTGCTGCACAACGCCTATAAGTACACAGTGGCAGGGGGAGAGATTATTCTGCAAGTTCGAGCAACTAATGCCACAACTACCTTCACGGTGCGCAATCAAGCAGAAATTCCTGCTGAGCAACTCCCTCAAATTTTTGAAAAGTTTTACCGCATTCCTCACGCTGACCCTTGGAAGCAGGGAGGAACAGGATTAGGCTTATCTCTGGTTAAGCGTTTAGTAGAGCAGCTCCAAGGAAGGCTGGAGGTGGAGAGTGGGGATGGCTGGACGACCTTTACGGTGCAACTGCCCAATCACCCCAAGGGGAATCGTTAA
- a CDS encoding DUF4383 domain-containing protein produces MKNKKPGQYFALAIGIIFLLIGIMGFIPALVKDPTVSADAANLGFTTGYGYLLGLFPINTLHNIVHLSVGFLGILASISLGSSRLYSGALALFYGLLTILGLFPATQSTLGFIPIFGNDVWLHASTAAIATYFGFIATPDLAELTEKKLSERSMSSD; encoded by the coding sequence GTGAAGAATAAGAAACCAGGACAGTATTTCGCCTTAGCTATAGGCATCATCTTTCTGCTAATCGGTATTATGGGATTTATCCCAGCCTTAGTGAAAGACCCTACAGTATCCGCTGATGCAGCAAATCTCGGTTTTACAACCGGATATGGGTATCTACTGGGTTTGTTCCCCATCAATACCCTACACAACATTGTTCACCTGAGTGTAGGATTTCTAGGAATTCTGGCTTCTATCTCCTTAGGCAGCTCCCGACTCTATAGTGGAGCATTAGCCCTCTTCTACGGACTGCTAACTATCCTAGGGCTATTTCCCGCCACTCAATCCACTTTGGGCTTTATTCCCATCTTTGGTAATGACGTTTGGCTGCATGCATCTACCGCTGCGATCGCAACCTACTTTGGCTTCATCGCCACACCCGATTTAGCAGAACTCACCGAGAAAAAACTATCTGAGAGAAGTATGAGCAGCGATTAA